Proteins encoded within one genomic window of Anopheles gambiae chromosome 3, idAnoGambNW_F1_1, whole genome shotgun sequence:
- the LOC1277459 gene encoding mucin-2 isoform X4, giving the protein MEFKFGMLWIVSCILLLNQGNVFAQTKRSFRTSAAQGRALGSNPRQSTSSSVDFECPEEFGYYPHPSDCSQYYVCVFGGALLESCTGGLMYSHELQTCDWPRNVGCDLPALSAPSAPASRTVTPRVPQVLSRVRFSSSAPSAPSGPSGPSGPSGPSGPSGPSGPSGPAEPSAPARIQQIRNLPPPPPPPANPNPVITTRGQPKNSPQEDIAKLYAEAHETLPPVEEDESDRQQRVYRGQPSTVSQVQRDRDGILQQQSVNAIPTQAKVGSFAYSAQPQPFSVDHDDASLQTLDDTHDAKAHDRKKRDTAAAQTKTDSETDTAPTSLVTQIDPTATVSLAEDDTSATKTKRSNADEASLAPENSPESLAGSSEGQRTSRQLRQLGNWQYRSLDTSLSRQNGYSPSSFDPFGYTVLPTATTYFKPGARYFQPQTYSKKELTYNDYLEAYGKSKQPTYNVRPAELQPHKTSGLQNYKTVAKITPQDTIIPLLLANQQQQSHRSHQPNYGQAQFTAAAFVNSHNAKKYTTPASPLDGDEETIPDNFAFFHFGNTYSSTPISVNNHAKAAKQSKPSNVQISNVAQPTQKTPYIAFSSVGGFFNNQPTANPLKESFVLKPNHSSKPKQTHSGSSGGPSTPAPVYEGISNAIQSNGLRFAVTTPKIVAGTGLELYQPNVYLNAPRPQVYSGYSAKPAGAIYEASTPKPSAQFVTKSTNGFQPIAVSTTPKYYQPQVSKTVSPSEYSKFYESIKNTHIAQVKPNAEPSPPVRIGASQLAVYRPTVSNNTKLQPVSQGYGPQQVFYSPVRSSSLSPVPKPQDSGEFYYEEDDEIDQRGQKYVKNTLDVVRRPVYGKRPYGDEEEDEDEYYEDDEDDDDEYQYRYPVNKSKYTPMTETMAPRPMLNLTTPKPPGAVSGNLYYNYETTTWRPVTVTTYSQGSTSDIPPIIKFPEDVFQGIKPLGDVPRYLNKSTLRPYTVRQRLRPTVVQHNHLEENVPSERVRISTTTTTTTTTTTRPPPTTTTTPRYYPTTVRTRIPTKTIPTRRPVTTTTTSEPPPPPTTTTQTTSRKRYTIRPNRGQQRWRTTETPEPSTGLNGRQASPTRPTKHRPQLELDERLPNRVETSSPAPPSRYVPEQQQSQQQQQQQQQQQKTQLTQSNRNYYNTSNYEPSAYDSYYAVYDEDVELYRDVEYQPQPQKPVVSSTYRPTVVTTVAPTSQRDPYVTSPRTTYQRPSYQADYDDALVAQLEEDRYNQKHTNTQIRVSNNNSNNNRNRGSSQYATDGQSTVSANRGTHPPRARPTLKPSQNIVSKAQEFVDIYRYPPTRPEPLYPQPTPDKTAAKCRKDVCLLPDCSCGGKDVPGELPVEQVPQIVLLTFDDSVNDLNKQLYQDLFERGRVNPNGCPITATFYVSHEWTDYSQVQNLYADGHEMASHTVSHSFGESFSPKKWAREVAGQREILSAYGGVKLEDVRGMRAPFLSIGGNKMFKMLHDFNFTYDSSMPVYENRPPSWPYTLDYKIFHDCMIPPCPTKSYPGVWEVPMVMWQDLNGGRCSMGDACSNPPEAEGVYKMIMKNFERHYTTNRAPFGLYYHAAWFTQPHHKEGFIQFLDAINSMKDVFIITNWQALQWVRDPTPLSRINSFTPFQCNYAGRPKRCNNPKVCNLWHKSGVRYMRTCQPCPDIYPWTGKTGIRSSRIDNDIEVADTN; this is encoded by the exons GAAATGTATTCGCACAGACAAAACGCTCGTTCCGTACGAGCGCAGCCCAGGGCCGGGCCCTCGGTTCCAACCCGCGACAGTCGACCTCGTCCAGCGTGGACTTCGAGTGTCCGGAAGAGTTCGGCTACTATCCGCACCCGAGCGACTGCTCGCAGTACTACGTGTGCGTGTTCGGCGGTGCGCTGCTGGAAAGCTGTACCGGCGGGCTGATGTACAGCCACGAGCTGCAGACCTGCGACTGGCCACGCAACGTTGGCTGTGATCTGCCCGCGCTGAGTGCCCCTTCGGCACCGGCCAGCCGCACAGTGACGCCCCGCGTCCCACAGGTGCTGAGCAGAGTGCGCTTCTCGTCCTCGGCTCCGTCAGCGCCGTCCGGTCCGTCGGGACCATCGGGCCCATCGGGCCCGTCGGGACCGTCGGGACCTTCGGGACCCTCAGGACCGGCTGAACCGTCCGCACCGGCACGCATTCAGCAGATTCGCAATCTGcccccaccgccaccaccgccggccaATCCGAACCCCGTGATTACCACCCGTGGACAGCCGAAGAACTCACCGCAGGAAGATATCGCGAAG CTCTACGCCGAAGCACACGAAACACTGCCGCCAGTAGAGGAAGACGAATCGGATCGTCAACAGCGTGTCTACCGTGGACAGCCCAGCACGGTGTCGCAGGTGCAGCGCGATCGTGAcggcatcctgcagcagcagagtgTTAACGCTATACCGACTCAGGCTAAAGTAGGTTCCTTCGCGTACAGTGCTCAACCTCAGCCGTTCAG TGTTGACCATGATGACGCGTCACTGCAAACGCTAGACGACACGCACGACGCCAAAGCTCATGATCGCAAGAAGCGCGACACGGCCGCGGCCCAAACCAAGACTGATAGCGAAACAGACACCGCCCCTACCTCACTGGTGACACAGATAGACCCAACGGCCACGGTGTCCCTTGCCGAAGATGACACATCTGCGACCAAAACCAAACGCTCCAACGCGGACGAAGCATCTCTTGCGCCCGAAAACTCTCCCGAAAGTTTAGCCGGCAGTTCGGAAGGCCAGCGGACCTCACGCCAACTTCGTCAGCTAGGCAACTGGCAGTACCGCTCCCTAGACACGTCCCTGTCCCGCCAAAACGGCTACTCGCCCAGCAGTTTTGATCCGTTCGGGTACACCGTACTACCAACGGCGACGACCTACTTCAAGCCAGGCGCACGCTACTTCCAACCACAAACCTACAGCAAAAAGGAGCTGACCTACAACGACTATCTGGAGGCGTACGGCAAGAGCAAACAGCCGACCTACAACGTTCGGCCAGCTGAGCTGCAGCCGCACAAAACGTCTGGCTTACAGAACTATAAAACGGTTGCCAAGATTACGCCACAGGATACGATCATTCCGCTGCTGCTCGcaaaccagcagcaacaatctcATCGATCGCACCAACCGAACTACGGACAGGCTCAGTTCACAGCGGCCGCCTTTGTCAATAGTCACAATGCCAAGAAGTACACGACGCCGGCTTCTCCACTCGATGGAGACGAAGAAACGATCCCGGACAACTTTGCGTTCTTCCACTTCGGAAATACTTACTCCTCTACGCCGATCTCCGTGAACAACCATGCCAAAGCGGCGAAACAGTCCAAACCCTCCAACGTACAGATCTCAAACGTAGCGCAACCGACACAGAAAACTCCTTACATTGCATTCAGCTCGGTTGGTGGATTTTTCAACAATCAACCAACGGCAAACCCGCTCAAAGAGAGCTTTGTCTTGAAACCAAATCACTCGTCGAAACCGAAACAGACCCACTCGGGGTCTTCCGGAGGCCCTAGCACTCCGGCACCCGTGTACGAGGGTATCTCTAATGCGATCCAATCGAATGGACTTCGGTTCGCTGTGACTACGCCCAAGATTGTAGCCGGGACGGGACTGGAGCTCTATCAACCGAACGTGTATCTTAATGCTCCACGGCCACAGGTTTACAGTGGCTACAGCGCCAAGCCTGCAGGTGCTATCTACGAGGCGTCAACACCGAAACCAAGTGCACAGTTTGTTACCAAGTCGACGAATGGCTTTCAACCGATCGCTGTATCAACCACACCGAAGTACTATCAGCCGCAGGTCTCCAAAACGGTAAGCCCAAGCGAGTACAGCAAATTCTACGAATCCATCaagaacacacacattgcTCAGGTGAAACCTAATGCGGAACCTTCACCACCGGTACGGATTGGTGCTAGTCAGCTAGCGGTCTATCGTCCGACCGTTTCGAACAACACCAAGCTACAGCCCGTTTCGCAGGGTTATGGCCCTCAGCAAGTGTTCTACAGTCCGGTGCGATCGTCTTCGCTCAGTCCGGTGCCAAAGCCACAAGATTCCGGCGAGTTCTACTACGAAGAAGATGATGAGATTGATCAGCGCGGACAGAAGTATGTGAAAAACACACTGGACGTCGTGCGACGCCCAGTGTACGGTAAACGTCCATACGGAGATGAGGAAGAGGACGAAGATGAGTACTACGAggacgatgaggatgatgatgatgagtatCAGTATCGCTACCCGGTAAACAAGTCCAAGTACACTCCAATGACGGAAACTATGGCACCTCGTCCAATGCTCAACCTTACCACACCCAAACCTCCCGGTGCAGTCTCAGGCAATCTATACTACAACTACGAAACCACTACCTGGCGTCCAGTGACCGTGACGACGTACTCTCAGGGGTCCACCTCGGACATTCCGCCCATTATCAAATTCCCCGAGGATGTATTCCAGGGCATTAAACCTCTTGGTGATGTGCCGCGTTACCTGAACAAGTCCACCCTACGCCCTTACACCGTCCGACAAAGGCTACGACCCACCGTTGTGCAGCACAACCATCTCGAAGAAAACGTCCCCAGTGAGCGGGTTCGCATTAGCACGACGACTACTACCACGACTACCACCACGACAAGACCACCTCcgactaccaccaccacaccacgctACTATCCAACCACGGTGCGTACACGCATCCCGACCAAGACGATCCCAACCCGCCGACCGGTGACCACGACGACCACGtccgaaccaccaccaccaccgacgacCACCACCCAGACGACGTCGCGCAAACGGTACACGATCCGACCGAATCGTGGCCAGCAGCGCTGGCGCACTACCGAGACACCGGAACCAAGTACGGGACTCAACGGCCGACAGGCCAGCCCGACCCGACCGACCAAACATCGACCGCAACTGGAGCTCGATGAACGCCTACCGAACAG AGTGGAAACATCGTCGCCAGCACCACCGAGCCGATACGTGCCCGAGCAACAGCaatcacaacagcagcagcagcagcagcagcaacagcagaagaCGCAGCTCACGCAAAGCAACAGAAATTACTACAACACCAGCAACTATGAACCATCTGCGTACGATTCGTACTATGCCGTCTACGACGAGGACGTTGAACTGTACCGAGATGTTG AATATCAACCGCAGCCCCAGAAACCTGTCGTTTCGTCCACCTACCGTCCGACAGTGGTCACCACCGTTGCTCCCACTTCTCAGCGAGATCCGTACGTCACTTCTCCGCGCACTACCTACCAGAGACCTTCCTACCAGGCAGACTATGACGATGCTCTAGTGGCTCAG CTTGAAGAAGATCGTTACAATCAGAAGCATACCAATACACAGATAAG AGTTAGCAACAATAACAGTAACAACAACCGCAACCGTGGCAGTTCGCAGTACGCGACCGATGGACAATCGACCGTTTCGGCCAACCGAGGAACGCACCCACC ACGTGCACGACCAACGCTGAAGCCGTCGCAGAACATCGTCTCGAAGGCGCAGGAGTTTGTCGACATCTACCGCTACCCACCAACCCGCCCGGAACCGCTATACCCGCAGCCGACGCCCGACAAGACGGCCGCCAAGTGCCGCAAGGATGTGTGCCTGCTGCCCGATTGCTCCTGCGGCGGCAAGGATGTGCCCGGCGAGCTGCCCGTTGAGCAGGTGCCGCAGATCGTGCTGCTGACGTTCGACGATTCCGTCAACGATCTGAACAAGCAGCTGTACCAGGACCTGTTCGAGCGGGGACGCGTCAACCCGAACGGCTGCCCGATCACGGCCACGTTCTACGTGTCGCACGAGTGGACCGATTACAGCCAGGTGCAGAACCTGTACGCCGACGGACACGAGATGGCATCGCACACCGTTTC tcacagCTTCGGTGAATCGTTCTCGCCGAAGAAGTGGGCCCGCGAAGTTGCCGGCCAGCGCGAGATCCTGTCCGCGTACGGTGGCGTCAAGCTGGAGGATGTGCGCGGTATGCGCGCACCGTTCCTGTCGATCGGTGGCAACAAGATGTTCAAGATGCTGCACGACTTTAACTTCACGTACGACTCGTCGATGCCGGTGTACGAGAACCGTCCGCCGAGCTGGCCGTACACGCTCGACTACAAGATCTTCCACGATTGTATGATTCCGCCGTGTCCCACCAAGAGCTATCCAG GTGTTTGGGAAGTTCCTATGGTGATGTGGCAGGATCTGAACGGTGGTCGCTGTTCGATGGGTGACGCCTGCTCCAATCCGCCCGAGGCCGAGGGCGTGTACAAGATGATCATGAAGAACTTCGAGCGGCACTACACGACCAACCGGGCACCGTTCGGACTGTACTACCACGCAGCCTGGTTCACGCAGCCGCACCACAAGGAAGGATTCATACAGTTCCTGGACGCGATCAACTCGATGAAGGACGTGTTCATCATCACCAACTGGCAGGCACTGCAGTGGGTGCGCGACCCGACGCCACTGTCCCGCATCAACTCGTTCACGCCCTTCCAGTGCAACTACGCG GGTCGTCCGAAGCGTTGCAACAACCcgaaggtatgcaatctgtGGCACAAGTCGGGCGTGCGCTACATGCGCACCTGCCAGCCCTGCCCCGACATCTACCCGTGGACCGGCAAGACGGGCATCCGCTCGTCCCGCATCGACAACGACATCGAGGTGGCCGACACCAACTAA
- the LOC1277459 gene encoding mucin-2 isoform X3, protein MEFKFGMLWIVSCILLLNQGNVFAQTKRSFRTSAAQGRALGSNPRQSTSSSVDFECPEEFGYYPHPSDCSQYYVCVFGGALLESCTGGLMYSHELQTCDWPRNVGCDLPALSAPSAPASRTVTPRVPQVLSRVRFSSSAPSAPSGPSGPSGPSGPSGPSGPSGPSGPAEPSAPARIQQIRNLPPPPPPPANPNPVITTRGQPKNSPQEDIAKLYAEAHETLPPVEEDESDRQQRVYRGQPSTVSQVQRDRDGILQQQSVNAIPTQAKVGSFAYSAQPQPFSVDHDDASLQTLDDTHDAKAHDRKKRDTAAAQTKTDSETDTAPTSLVTQIDPTATVSLAEDDTSATKTKRSNADEASLAPENSPESLAGSSEGQRTSRQLRQLGNWQYRSLDTSLSRQNGYSPSSFDPFGYTVLPTATTYFKPGARYFQPQTYSKKELTYNDYLEAYGKSKQPTYNVRPAELQPHKTSGLQNYKTVAKITPQDTIIPLLLANQQQQSHRSHQPNYGQAQFTAAAFVNSHNAKKYTTPASPLDGDEETIPDNFAFFHFGNTYSSTPISVNNHAKAAKQSKPSNVQISNVAQPTQKTPYIAFSSVGGFFNNQPTANPLKESFVLKPNHSSKPKQTHSGSSGGPSTPAPVYEGISNAIQSNGLRFAVTTPKIVAGTGLELYQPNVYLNAPRPQVYSGYSAKPAGAIYEASTPKPSAQFVTKSTNGFQPIAVSTTPKYYQPQVSKTVSPSEYSKFYESIKNTHIAQVKPNAEPSPPVRIGASQLAVYRPTVSNNTKLQPVSQGYGPQQVFYSPVRSSSLSPVPKPQDSGEFYYEEDDEIDQRGQKYVKNTLDVVRRPVYGKRPYGDEEEDEDEYYEDDEDDDDEYQYRYPVNKSKYTPMTETMAPRPMLNLTTPKPPGAVSGNLYYNYETTTWRPVTVTTYSQGSTSDIPPIIKFPEDVFQGIKPLGDVPRYLNKSTLRPYTVRQRLRPTVVQHNHLEENVPSERVRISTTTTTTTTTTTRPPPTTTTTPRYYPTTVRTRIPTKTIPTRRPVTTTTTSEPPPPPTTTTQTTSRKRYTIRPNRGQQRWRTTETPEPSTGLNGRQASPTRPTKHRPQLELDERLPNRVETSSPAPPSRYVPEQQQSQQQQQQQQQQQKTQLTQSNRNYYNTSNYEPSAYDSYYAVYDEDVELYRDVEYQPQPQKPVVSSTYRPTVVTTVAPTSQRDPYVTSPRTTYQRPSYQADYDDALVAQLEEDRYNQKHTNTQIRNELNSISDRPILVSSTIRAYNSPKYQTAFVTTPEPFSLPSSTPARTTTTTTTTTTTTTTTTPAPIQYYTTRVSNNNSNNNRNRGSSQYATDGQSTVSANRGTHPPRARPTLKPSQNIVSKAQEFVDIYRYPPTRPEPLYPQPTPDKTAAKCRKDVCLLPDCSCGGKDVPGELPVEQVPQIVLLTFDDSVNDLNKQLYQDLFERGRVNPNGCPITATFYVSHEWTDYSQVQNLYADGHEMASHTVSHSFGESFSPKKWAREVAGQREILSAYGGVKLEDVRGMRAPFLSIGGNKMFKMLHDFNFTYDSSMPVYENRPPSWPYTLDYKIFHDCMIPPCPTKSYPGVWEVPMVMWQDLNGGRCSMGDACSNPPEAEGVYKMIMKNFERHYTTNRAPFGLYYHAAWFTQPHHKEGFIQFLDAINSMKDVFIITNWQALQWVRDPTPLSRINSFTPFQCNYAGRPKRCNNPKVCNLWHKSGVRYMRTCQPCPDIYPWTGKTGIRSSRIDNDIEVADTN, encoded by the exons GAAATGTATTCGCACAGACAAAACGCTCGTTCCGTACGAGCGCAGCCCAGGGCCGGGCCCTCGGTTCCAACCCGCGACAGTCGACCTCGTCCAGCGTGGACTTCGAGTGTCCGGAAGAGTTCGGCTACTATCCGCACCCGAGCGACTGCTCGCAGTACTACGTGTGCGTGTTCGGCGGTGCGCTGCTGGAAAGCTGTACCGGCGGGCTGATGTACAGCCACGAGCTGCAGACCTGCGACTGGCCACGCAACGTTGGCTGTGATCTGCCCGCGCTGAGTGCCCCTTCGGCACCGGCCAGCCGCACAGTGACGCCCCGCGTCCCACAGGTGCTGAGCAGAGTGCGCTTCTCGTCCTCGGCTCCGTCAGCGCCGTCCGGTCCGTCGGGACCATCGGGCCCATCGGGCCCGTCGGGACCGTCGGGACCTTCGGGACCCTCAGGACCGGCTGAACCGTCCGCACCGGCACGCATTCAGCAGATTCGCAATCTGcccccaccgccaccaccgccggccaATCCGAACCCCGTGATTACCACCCGTGGACAGCCGAAGAACTCACCGCAGGAAGATATCGCGAAG CTCTACGCCGAAGCACACGAAACACTGCCGCCAGTAGAGGAAGACGAATCGGATCGTCAACAGCGTGTCTACCGTGGACAGCCCAGCACGGTGTCGCAGGTGCAGCGCGATCGTGAcggcatcctgcagcagcagagtgTTAACGCTATACCGACTCAGGCTAAAGTAGGTTCCTTCGCGTACAGTGCTCAACCTCAGCCGTTCAG TGTTGACCATGATGACGCGTCACTGCAAACGCTAGACGACACGCACGACGCCAAAGCTCATGATCGCAAGAAGCGCGACACGGCCGCGGCCCAAACCAAGACTGATAGCGAAACAGACACCGCCCCTACCTCACTGGTGACACAGATAGACCCAACGGCCACGGTGTCCCTTGCCGAAGATGACACATCTGCGACCAAAACCAAACGCTCCAACGCGGACGAAGCATCTCTTGCGCCCGAAAACTCTCCCGAAAGTTTAGCCGGCAGTTCGGAAGGCCAGCGGACCTCACGCCAACTTCGTCAGCTAGGCAACTGGCAGTACCGCTCCCTAGACACGTCCCTGTCCCGCCAAAACGGCTACTCGCCCAGCAGTTTTGATCCGTTCGGGTACACCGTACTACCAACGGCGACGACCTACTTCAAGCCAGGCGCACGCTACTTCCAACCACAAACCTACAGCAAAAAGGAGCTGACCTACAACGACTATCTGGAGGCGTACGGCAAGAGCAAACAGCCGACCTACAACGTTCGGCCAGCTGAGCTGCAGCCGCACAAAACGTCTGGCTTACAGAACTATAAAACGGTTGCCAAGATTACGCCACAGGATACGATCATTCCGCTGCTGCTCGcaaaccagcagcaacaatctcATCGATCGCACCAACCGAACTACGGACAGGCTCAGTTCACAGCGGCCGCCTTTGTCAATAGTCACAATGCCAAGAAGTACACGACGCCGGCTTCTCCACTCGATGGAGACGAAGAAACGATCCCGGACAACTTTGCGTTCTTCCACTTCGGAAATACTTACTCCTCTACGCCGATCTCCGTGAACAACCATGCCAAAGCGGCGAAACAGTCCAAACCCTCCAACGTACAGATCTCAAACGTAGCGCAACCGACACAGAAAACTCCTTACATTGCATTCAGCTCGGTTGGTGGATTTTTCAACAATCAACCAACGGCAAACCCGCTCAAAGAGAGCTTTGTCTTGAAACCAAATCACTCGTCGAAACCGAAACAGACCCACTCGGGGTCTTCCGGAGGCCCTAGCACTCCGGCACCCGTGTACGAGGGTATCTCTAATGCGATCCAATCGAATGGACTTCGGTTCGCTGTGACTACGCCCAAGATTGTAGCCGGGACGGGACTGGAGCTCTATCAACCGAACGTGTATCTTAATGCTCCACGGCCACAGGTTTACAGTGGCTACAGCGCCAAGCCTGCAGGTGCTATCTACGAGGCGTCAACACCGAAACCAAGTGCACAGTTTGTTACCAAGTCGACGAATGGCTTTCAACCGATCGCTGTATCAACCACACCGAAGTACTATCAGCCGCAGGTCTCCAAAACGGTAAGCCCAAGCGAGTACAGCAAATTCTACGAATCCATCaagaacacacacattgcTCAGGTGAAACCTAATGCGGAACCTTCACCACCGGTACGGATTGGTGCTAGTCAGCTAGCGGTCTATCGTCCGACCGTTTCGAACAACACCAAGCTACAGCCCGTTTCGCAGGGTTATGGCCCTCAGCAAGTGTTCTACAGTCCGGTGCGATCGTCTTCGCTCAGTCCGGTGCCAAAGCCACAAGATTCCGGCGAGTTCTACTACGAAGAAGATGATGAGATTGATCAGCGCGGACAGAAGTATGTGAAAAACACACTGGACGTCGTGCGACGCCCAGTGTACGGTAAACGTCCATACGGAGATGAGGAAGAGGACGAAGATGAGTACTACGAggacgatgaggatgatgatgatgagtatCAGTATCGCTACCCGGTAAACAAGTCCAAGTACACTCCAATGACGGAAACTATGGCACCTCGTCCAATGCTCAACCTTACCACACCCAAACCTCCCGGTGCAGTCTCAGGCAATCTATACTACAACTACGAAACCACTACCTGGCGTCCAGTGACCGTGACGACGTACTCTCAGGGGTCCACCTCGGACATTCCGCCCATTATCAAATTCCCCGAGGATGTATTCCAGGGCATTAAACCTCTTGGTGATGTGCCGCGTTACCTGAACAAGTCCACCCTACGCCCTTACACCGTCCGACAAAGGCTACGACCCACCGTTGTGCAGCACAACCATCTCGAAGAAAACGTCCCCAGTGAGCGGGTTCGCATTAGCACGACGACTACTACCACGACTACCACCACGACAAGACCACCTCcgactaccaccaccacaccacgctACTATCCAACCACGGTGCGTACACGCATCCCGACCAAGACGATCCCAACCCGCCGACCGGTGACCACGACGACCACGtccgaaccaccaccaccaccgacgacCACCACCCAGACGACGTCGCGCAAACGGTACACGATCCGACCGAATCGTGGCCAGCAGCGCTGGCGCACTACCGAGACACCGGAACCAAGTACGGGACTCAACGGCCGACAGGCCAGCCCGACCCGACCGACCAAACATCGACCGCAACTGGAGCTCGATGAACGCCTACCGAACAG AGTGGAAACATCGTCGCCAGCACCACCGAGCCGATACGTGCCCGAGCAACAGCaatcacaacagcagcagcagcagcagcagcaacagcagaagaCGCAGCTCACGCAAAGCAACAGAAATTACTACAACACCAGCAACTATGAACCATCTGCGTACGATTCGTACTATGCCGTCTACGACGAGGACGTTGAACTGTACCGAGATGTTG AATATCAACCGCAGCCCCAGAAACCTGTCGTTTCGTCCACCTACCGTCCGACAGTGGTCACCACCGTTGCTCCCACTTCTCAGCGAGATCCGTACGTCACTTCTCCGCGCACTACCTACCAGAGACCTTCCTACCAGGCAGACTATGACGATGCTCTAGTGGCTCAG CTTGAAGAAGATCGTTACAATCAGAAGCATACCAATACACAGATAAG AAATGAGTTGAACTCAATCTCGGACCGTCCGATACTGGTATCCTCCACGATCCGTGCGTATAACAGCCCCAAATATCAGACGGCCTTCGTTACTACGCCCGAACCGTTCTCGCTGCCGTCGTCGACCCCAGCCAGAACTactacaaccaccaccactactaccaccaccaccaccaccaccacacctgCTCCAATACAGTACTATACTACAAG AGTTAGCAACAATAACAGTAACAACAACCGCAACCGTGGCAGTTCGCAGTACGCGACCGATGGACAATCGACCGTTTCGGCCAACCGAGGAACGCACCCACC ACGTGCACGACCAACGCTGAAGCCGTCGCAGAACATCGTCTCGAAGGCGCAGGAGTTTGTCGACATCTACCGCTACCCACCAACCCGCCCGGAACCGCTATACCCGCAGCCGACGCCCGACAAGACGGCCGCCAAGTGCCGCAAGGATGTGTGCCTGCTGCCCGATTGCTCCTGCGGCGGCAAGGATGTGCCCGGCGAGCTGCCCGTTGAGCAGGTGCCGCAGATCGTGCTGCTGACGTTCGACGATTCCGTCAACGATCTGAACAAGCAGCTGTACCAGGACCTGTTCGAGCGGGGACGCGTCAACCCGAACGGCTGCCCGATCACGGCCACGTTCTACGTGTCGCACGAGTGGACCGATTACAGCCAGGTGCAGAACCTGTACGCCGACGGACACGAGATGGCATCGCACACCGTTTC tcacagCTTCGGTGAATCGTTCTCGCCGAAGAAGTGGGCCCGCGAAGTTGCCGGCCAGCGCGAGATCCTGTCCGCGTACGGTGGCGTCAAGCTGGAGGATGTGCGCGGTATGCGCGCACCGTTCCTGTCGATCGGTGGCAACAAGATGTTCAAGATGCTGCACGACTTTAACTTCACGTACGACTCGTCGATGCCGGTGTACGAGAACCGTCCGCCGAGCTGGCCGTACACGCTCGACTACAAGATCTTCCACGATTGTATGATTCCGCCGTGTCCCACCAAGAGCTATCCAG GTGTTTGGGAAGTTCCTATGGTGATGTGGCAGGATCTGAACGGTGGTCGCTGTTCGATGGGTGACGCCTGCTCCAATCCGCCCGAGGCCGAGGGCGTGTACAAGATGATCATGAAGAACTTCGAGCGGCACTACACGACCAACCGGGCACCGTTCGGACTGTACTACCACGCAGCCTGGTTCACGCAGCCGCACCACAAGGAAGGATTCATACAGTTCCTGGACGCGATCAACTCGATGAAGGACGTGTTCATCATCACCAACTGGCAGGCACTGCAGTGGGTGCGCGACCCGACGCCACTGTCCCGCATCAACTCGTTCACGCCCTTCCAGTGCAACTACGCG GGTCGTCCGAAGCGTTGCAACAACCcgaaggtatgcaatctgtGGCACAAGTCGGGCGTGCGCTACATGCGCACCTGCCAGCCCTGCCCCGACATCTACCCGTGGACCGGCAAGACGGGCATCCGCTCGTCCCGCATCGACAACGACATCGAGGTGGCCGACACCAACTAA